The DNA segment AACAGGCGCGACGTTAGGCCCCGCAAGTGTGATGTAGCTCGCTGAGGTTGGCAGCGATCGGGGTCAACGTAGCACACGCGCTGCGCAACGAGCGGGCACGACCACGAGCGTCCTGTTGTCCGGGGATGACCGGACGGGCACCACTACGGCCGAGGTTGCTTGATTGGGCCGAGGGTTCGGTGCGACTTGTGGGAGTGCTTTTTCGCTCTCGTGCGTTAGGACAGGGAGCGGGGCACGATTGCTCGCCTGCCGCGCCGAGGTGCGGGTTCGACTGCGCGGCAAACGCCGTATCGTTGGACAGGGAGGAGACCATGAGCAGCAAGAGCAAGCGCGGGTTCGCGTCGATGGACCCGGAACGGCAGCGCGAGATCGCCAGCAAGGGCGGCCGTGCGGCGCACCAGAAGGGAACGGCGCACGAGTGGTCACGTGACGAAGCGCGCACCGCCGGCCGCAAGGGCGGCGAGGTCGTGAGTCGTGATCGGGCGCACATGGCAGCCATCGGCCGCGAAGGCGGCGAGGCGCGTGGGCGTTCGACCGCCAGGCAGCGTCAGTCGGGCTTTGCCGACCGCGAGTCGATCGTGTCGATCACGCGCGAGGGAATGCCGGGGCACGGGGCGGCGGGTGAGCGCAGCCAGGCCACGCCGACGCAGGGTGAGGCAACTCGTTAGGGTCGCAGGGGAAGTTCAGGCTGCGTGGCGGTAGGGCCGTGCAGCCAGCGGTGCACGTAGCGCACCGTGTCCCACTTGTCGCGTGCCCGCTTGAGTGACATGGGCCGGATCACTCCGAGGATGGGGCGATCATAGAACGGGCGGTCGAACTTTCCGAAGCACCACTGGATTCCGCCGTAGCTACTGGGGTCGCGGCCGTCCAGACCGTACTTGTTGTTGAGGTGTACGAGCCACGCCAGCGCATCGGCGTAGTGCGCGCTCCAGAGCAGAACGCTCTTGCCCCAGAGCATGCGCACCACGTTATGCATCACGCCGGTGAGTTCCAACTCGCGCTGGGCGGCATTCCACAATTCGTCGTGCGTCGCGGCGCGCTCGAGCTGCTCGAGCGAGTAGGTCGCTTCACGAGGGTCGTCGGCATGCTTCGCCATCGTCCGGTGCACCCACTCGGGGAGAGCTGCGAGCGTCCCGAAGTTCGGGTTGCGCAGGCAGAAGTTGAGCGACAGCTCACGCCACGTGACCAGTTCATCGATGAACTTCCCTGTCTCGGCCGCGTGCGGCGAGGCGAGGGCGGCGCGCGCCACCTCGGCTGCGGCGATCTGGCCGAAGTGCAAGTACGGCGACAGCCGGCTCGATCCCTCCTCATCGGTCGGGTCGGACCGGCGTTCGCTGTAGTGCGCGAGGGCGCCGTCGCAGAACGCGTGCAGGCGCGCGCGCGCGGCCGTGAGCCCGCTCCGCATCGCCACGGCGGGCACCGAGTGATCGATCTCGCAGGCGGCGATTGCCGAGCCGAGGTCGACCGTCGCCAGGTCGAGCGTGGCCGTGGCGAGGGTGTCGCGCAACGACGCCGCGAGCGACGGCGTCACGGCGACACGCGCCCCCCGGTCTTCCACTGGCTCCAGCGCCAGCGCCATGAGCTTCGCCAGCTTGGGGCGGATGGTGCGCGCAGCGTATTCCTCCTTCTCGATTGCGCCTGACGGCACCACCGCGTGCGACTCGATCGCCACCACGCGGCAGTTCGCGCGCTCGCCAAACCGTTGTGTGCGTTCGGCGATGCCGCAGGTCGGAAAGCGGTCGGTGACCACCAGCGCCGCCCGTGCGGCGAGCCGATCGACCACTCGGCGGTCGTCGTCGCGGCGCTGGCGAAGGACGAACTGGTAGTGGAGCCCCAGCCCTTCGGCGCGGGCGGCGAGTTCCCGTGCGTTGTGGAGGATGAAGCTGTGGATCCGGTCGTTCGCGTGCTCGTACGTGGGATCGAGCCCCTGATGGACGACCAGTGGCTTGTTCAGACGGTCGGCCTCGATCACCGCAAAGCGGAGCGCCCAGTTCTCCTCGAATCGATGGGTACTCTGCATCCAGTACAGGACGTACTCCCCTTCCGGCTGCGTGCGCTTGTCGTTGACGCGCGTGCCCCGGAGCGAGAGCTGGTCGCGGACATACTGACTGGTGAGCAGGTGCGGGGGGGAACTCACGGCGGCCCGGCGGGATAGAATAGAACGAATGGACGTGTGACCGGAACGTAGCGGGACCGTCACGCAGTGGTGGTCAATAGGGCTCAAGTTGTACTTGTTCCAGCGGTTAGCTCAGGTTGGCTTGACATCGAAGGGCACGGGGCTAGGTTTACGTCCAACGCCGGCCCCGCCCTCGCGGGGCCGAGTCGTTACGCCGGAGTGCGACCGTCGTCTATCAGGTGGCGCTCGTCTGGCATTCCGGGGCTGTAGCTCAGCTGGGAGAGCGCTGCAATCGCACTGCAGAGGTCAGGGGTTCGATCCCCCTCAGCTCCATACACGCCGATGCGTGCGTCGGCAGAAAGACTCAAGGCGCGTGCAAACGCGCCGAAAACTGAAGCGGTAGTTCCAGCGCAGGGCATTTGGCCAGCCGTTGTCCGGTAGGACGGAGAGTTCCAATGGCAGCGCGCTTGGCAACCCTGATGGGATTCACCGCCACATGAAGTAGGCCGCCGATCACTCGGCGGCCTTTTTCGTTTCAGGGTGTCCCGCCGAGCGCCGCCACGTCCTGGCGCAGCGCCCCGAACAGCTCGGAGAGAAATCGGTTCTCCTCCGCCTCCGAGCGCCCCGTGAAGTCGCCGAACGCGGTGGCGCCGAGCCCGCCCAGCCAGCGCATGATGGCGCTCTCGCGCACCGCGGTGCGCACCTGTCGCACGCTCATCGCCTGGTTGCCGAGGTCATCCCGCACCGCCAGCCGCAATTCGGACCCACGGCCCTCGAACGGTCGGCGAAGCGGACTGCGGATGAGGCGCTCGGTGGCGAGCGGCAGGTCCCATTTCGGTTCGCGGCGAAAGCGCATCATCCACGCGCGTTCATGTTCCCCGCGCTCGAGGGTGAAGTCACCGACCAACTCGTGAAAGCCGACCCGGAAGATCATGAAGCGGGCCGTGGCGTCGAGACGCATGCGCAACGAGTCGGGCATCGGGCGTGGGGGGCCGGCCAACGACACCAGCTGGCCGGCGCGGGAACGGAGTCGCACCACGAACCGCCCATCGCCCAGGACGAAGTCGAGGAACTGGGCACCGGCGCGGTCCGTCAGCTGCAGCCGGGCGCGGCTCGGCATCACGTACTTGTCCAGGTACGCGGCGAACGCCGGGTACCGTCCGCGCAGCGTGTCCGGGGTGACCGACACGTGCAACGCCAGGGTCGTCGACCCATCGGCCAGTGGCGTCGCCCGGAGCGAGTCGATGGCGAGCAGCTGTCCCATCTGCCGGGCCGTTCGCGGGAAATGCCCACGCGAGTCGGCCAGGACGGCCGCGCCAGTGCGCCCCTCGAAGGCGGTGAAGAGCGTCCCGAACGCGGCGGCCACGTGCGAGGCGCGAACCGGACCGACGCCGTGATCGACGTGCGTGATCCACTCGTAGTCATCCCCGCCGAGTCGAGTGAGCTGGAGCACGTGCCGTTCGTCGCCCACATGATCGGGGTACGCGGCCGTCGAACGGGCCGCGAACTGGTACCCGCGGTCGGTCATCGCTCCCTGCACGTACAGGGCGCGCACGGAGTCCAGCGCCACATCCGACCAGATGGCGGAGTCGTCGTAGATTCGCGACGGGATGAGTGCGAAGCGTCCCATGCGCGTGCGGGCAAGGCCGAACTTGGCGTCGCGCTGCACGTTGTAGAAGCGAA comes from the Gemmatimonadota bacterium genome and includes:
- a CDS encoding deoxyribodipyrimidine photo-lyase, with the protein product MSSPPHLLTSQYVRDQLSLRGTRVNDKRTQPEGEYVLYWMQSTHRFEENWALRFAVIEADRLNKPLVVHQGLDPTYEHANDRIHSFILHNARELAARAEGLGLHYQFVLRQRRDDDRRVVDRLAARAALVVTDRFPTCGIAERTQRFGERANCRVVAIESHAVVPSGAIEKEEYAARTIRPKLAKLMALALEPVEDRGARVAVTPSLAASLRDTLATATLDLATVDLGSAIAACEIDHSVPAVAMRSGLTAARARLHAFCDGALAHYSERRSDPTDEEGSSRLSPYLHFGQIAAAEVARAALASPHAAETGKFIDELVTWRELSLNFCLRNPNFGTLAALPEWVHRTMAKHADDPREATYSLEQLERAATHDELWNAAQRELELTGVMHNVVRMLWGKSVLLWSAHYADALAWLVHLNNKYGLDGRDPSSYGGIQWCFGKFDRPFYDRPILGVIRPMSLKRARDKWDTVRYVHRWLHGPTATQPELPLRP
- a CDS encoding stress-induced protein — encoded protein: MSSKSKRGFASMDPERQREIASKGGRAAHQKGTAHEWSRDEARTAGRKGGEVVSRDRAHMAAIGREGGEARGRSTARQRQSGFADRESIVSITREGMPGHGAAGERSQATPTQGEATR